In the genome of cyanobacterium endosymbiont of Braarudosphaera bigelowii, one region contains:
- a CDS encoding helix-turn-helix domain-containing protein: MYPEDGETLAMYVKRCRILLKLTQSEMAKKVNINTQSLGKIESGKTQSLNSKTRIGLAEVFNVPETCIDAIKFSENIYFLALSASFILLE; this comes from the coding sequence ATGTATCCTGAAGATGGTGAAACTTTGGCTATGTATGTAAAACGATGCCGTATTCTCTTGAAATTAACACAATCTGAAATGGCTAAAAAAGTAAATATTAATACTCAAAGCTTAGGTAAAATAGAATCAGGAAAGACACAGAGTCTAAACTCTAAAACTAGAATTGGACTTGCCGAAGTTTTCAATGTTCCTGAAACTTGCATCGATGCTATTAAATTTTCTGAAAACATATATTTTCTTGCTTTAAGTGCGTCTTTTATCTTATTAGAATAA